The genome window AGCAATTAACAACAAATCCTGCTGTATTTACCGATTTAATACCTGGAGCAAATGCTACTATCACAACACAAGATGTAGCAATGGAGAAAATGAATATAGGCGCTTATACAGGTTATACGTTTCAACTTCTAGATGTAGAATGGAAAGCAAAACAACGTGTGAGATGGTCTAAAGAACAACTAGAAAGTTCGCTAAAAAATCAGAATATAAATAACAGTACATTGCCATTTGCCACCGATTTTAGTCTTGATAGTTTTGAATCACAAACACAACTATCTTCAGCATTTAATTGGAGAAGATTTAGGTTCAATCTCAACCCAGAAGTTTCTTACTTTAATATAAATCGCATGAAAGAGTTAACTGATTCTAATGAAAAGGACAATTATCTTTTTATGAATATGAATGTGCAAGTATCTCGCAATTTTAATAGGAAATGGGATCTAGGAGTAAGCGGCTCAATAAAAAGTTCTATTTCTAGTTTTGAAGAATTGTATCCTGGAATCATTTTGAGACAATTTGATAATTTGAGTACTAATCCACAGGATATAAATGTAACTCGCTCAAATAACGCTTCCTTATTCTTTGGTTATAGCGATGTTTTATCTGGAATTCTCTTAAAAAATAATACGTCTTATAACAACTCTACTTCTCAATTCATTTTTAATAGGTCTCTGGATGATAATGGTTTGATACAAATAAATGCCATAAGACAGGATAATCAATTCAGCACTATAAGAAATACAACTACACTCACTAAACGTTTTTTCAAACATTTATCTACTCAAACGAGCTATAACTTTGACATTTCAAAAATAGAGCAAATTTTCAATGGTCAATCGCAAGATAACACCATCATAAATCATACGTTAAGTACAGAATTGAGTTGGAGTACTGGTGGTTCTTATGCTTTGAATTATAGTGGTACGATCAACTTTGGTTTATCACTAATAGATAGCTCAAGAGCAGCTAATAATTTTCAACTACACCATCTAGGATTAGATTTTTATTTATCTGATAAAGTACGGTGGAATTTTAATACAGAAACTGCTATCAGTTCCTTTTCTAGCAGCGACAACACTAATATAAATTCGTTATTCAATACCAGTTTTTATTATAAGCCTCACAAAAAGCTCATTCTACGAGCAGAATTATACAATATTTTCAACGAGCGTTTTTTCACGACTGCAACAAGTAGTTCTAACTTTATAAGTCAGAATCAGTTCTCCTTACGTCCAATTCAATTTACAGTTGGATTAAATTATACGTTGTAAATTTATAAAAACCCTTTCAAATATGTGTTTTTCATTTTAAGTTAAGACTGATCCTTCTTATGTCCAGTCTTTGTTTGTTCGGTACACAACACCTTTAAAAAGCGCCACAAGTTCATCGCCTTTTTTTACCTCAACGATGTTGAAACCTACTTTAGTTTTGGTTTTATCCAGCGTGCATTCTGCGGTAATGTAGTCGCCTTCTTCCAGTGCTTCAATGTGATTGATACTCGTTTCTATGGAAACAGCAAATTTACCATGCGTATTGGACGAAAAACCAAAAGCGGTATCTGCTAGTGCATAGGTAATTCCACCATGGGCTTTTCCCATGCTGTTGAGCATTTCTGGTCGTATAGTCATTCCCAACTTTACACAACCTATTTCTACAGATAAGATCTCGATTCCTAACCAAGTGGAGTACGGATCTAGTGAGAGCATTTTATGTGGGATGTCAGTTCCTTTTAGTTTTTGAGTCATGGAGTTGGTGAGTTGGTGAGTTGGTGAGTTGGTGAGTTAAGGTTTTATTTATTTTTGAGACTTCGCCTCAAGGCTGAGATCATCTTTCCAATTTCTGTCAACATCTTTCTGTTTTCTTCAAATTCTTTGTGGTCTATGTATTTTCTTAAAAAGGCTTTTGTATTCCAAGTAATGCATT of Nonlabens sp. Ci31 contains these proteins:
- a CDS encoding PaaI family thioesterase: MTQKLKGTDIPHKMLSLDPYSTWLGIEILSVEIGCVKLGMTIRPEMLNSMGKAHGGITYALADTAFGFSSNTHGKFAVSIETSINHIEALEEGDYITAECTLDKTKTKVGFNIVEVKKGDELVALFKGVVYRTNKDWT